In Rhodamnia argentea isolate NSW1041297 chromosome 11, ASM2092103v1, whole genome shotgun sequence, one genomic interval encodes:
- the LOC115735912 gene encoding uncharacterized protein LOC115735912: MGNQVGDEVPTSREVLWDACRIALIRSRRCPSKYVDLIVEVLDDGLDDAAQHFATKGDLQTMQILQDDHLSDLKSVVERSLKFRYSILHDENGGFLRELEHRIWKTSS, from the exons ATGGGGAATCAAGTCGGAGATGAGGTCCCGACCTCTCGTGAAGTCTTATGGGATGCCTGCCGCATCGCTCTG ATTAGAAGCCGAAGGTGTCCATCAAAATATGTCGATCTGATTGTTGAAGTCCTTGATGATGGTTTGGACGACGCGGCTCAACATTTCGCAACTAAAGGAGACCTGCAGACT ATGCAAATACTTCAAGATGATCACCTTTCAGACTTGAAGTCTGTAGTAGAGAGGAGTTTG AAATTTCGTTATTCTATCTTGCATGATGAGAATGGGGGATTTCTCCGTGAGTTGGAACACAGGATTTGGAAGACTT